Proteins co-encoded in one Cytophaga hutchinsonii ATCC 33406 genomic window:
- a CDS encoding RNA recognition motif domain-containing protein, which translates to MNIFVGSLPFSLEENELREFFEEYGEVSSVKIISDKFTGRSKGFGFVEMPDDAAAQKAIDELNGAEVNGRTIVVNKSEEKKDGPRRSGFSGGGNRGGGGGYSGGGNGGGGYGGNRSGGGGYGGGGNSRGFGGSGTGRNSRGDR; encoded by the coding sequence ATGAACATCTTTGTTGGAAGCCTTCCATTTAGTTTAGAAGAAAACGAATTAAGAGAATTTTTTGAAGAGTATGGTGAAGTTAGTTCAGTGAAAATTATCTCTGACAAATTCACAGGAAGAAGCAAAGGCTTCGGTTTTGTTGAAATGCCCGATGATGCAGCTGCACAAAAAGCTATTGACGAATTAAATGGTGCTGAAGTTAACGGACGTACAATCGTTGTTAACAAATCAGAAGAGAAAAAAGATGGTCCAAGAAGAAGTGGATTTAGTGGTGGCGGCAACCGTGGCGGTGGCGGCGGTTACAGCGGCGGTGGTAATGGCGGCGGCGGTTACGGTGGAAACCGTAGCGGTGGCGGTGGTTACGGCGGTGGCGGTAACAGCAGAGGTTTCGGCGGAAGCGGAACTGGCCGTAACAGCAGAGGTGATCGTTAA
- a CDS encoding extracellular catalytic domain type 1 short-chain-length polyhydroxyalkanoate depolymerase, protein MKTVQLICIKMSCIMLFFVSGYAKGTQEEHTMQFGEEKTTYLLHLPKGYIQGKAYSLVVNFHGLGSAAIKHQHYCQLDAVADKEGFIAVYPQSYHQGWNAGLGFTSYIQGHDDIAYFNALLDTLEAAYSIDKNRIYVTGVSLGGSFTYRIACEMSKRIAAIASVSGLMSDSTLIYCTPERSVPVMHIHGTKDHIMRYTGMKQAFGAEEVVRLWALKDQCENKPDTVFVPNTSKKDHTSSILIKYTHCANGSEVWFYKIYNGGHTWPGAAKAFKLMGRKSKDFNGSQAIWDFFETFTLQTGVSMQTRK, encoded by the coding sequence ATGAAAACAGTACAGCTCATTTGTATAAAAATGAGCTGTATTATGCTGTTTTTTGTTTCCGGTTATGCAAAAGGCACACAGGAGGAACATACCATGCAGTTTGGTGAAGAGAAAACAACTTACCTGCTTCATTTACCGAAAGGATATATACAAGGTAAAGCCTATTCACTTGTTGTTAATTTTCACGGTCTGGGTTCAGCAGCAATAAAACATCAGCACTACTGCCAGCTTGATGCCGTTGCCGACAAGGAAGGCTTTATAGCAGTGTATCCGCAATCGTATCACCAGGGCTGGAATGCAGGCCTGGGCTTTACTTCATATATTCAGGGGCACGATGACATTGCCTATTTCAATGCCCTGTTAGATACACTTGAGGCTGCGTATTCGATTGATAAAAACCGGATCTATGTTACAGGTGTAAGTTTAGGCGGATCCTTTACTTACCGCATTGCCTGTGAAATGAGTAAACGTATTGCAGCTATTGCCTCGGTATCGGGGTTAATGTCGGATAGTACACTGATTTATTGTACACCGGAACGTAGCGTGCCCGTTATGCATATACATGGAACAAAGGATCACATCATGCGGTATACGGGTATGAAGCAGGCATTTGGTGCGGAAGAAGTGGTGAGATTATGGGCATTGAAAGATCAATGTGAAAACAAACCGGATACGGTTTTTGTACCCAATACAAGTAAGAAAGACCATACTTCTTCTATTCTCATTAAGTATACACATTGTGCAAATGGATCGGAAGTCTGGTTTTATAAAATCTATAATGGCGGCCATACCTGGCCGGGTGCTGCAAAGGCGTTTAAGCTGATGGGCAGAAAAAGTAAAGATTTCAATGGCAGTCAGGCTATCTGGGATTTTTTTGAAACGTTTACGTTACAGACAGGTGTGAGCATGCAGACAAGGAAATAA